CGAAAAGAATTGAGCCCATGGCGGACTTATCGTTCTAAATCGACTAAGTATGCTAAGCTAAAAGACCAAGACGACCGTATTGTAGCAGTAGCACCAGTTGTACTGGAAGATATCATGATCATTACTAAAAATGGTTATGGGTTGCGCTTCAATATTGAGGAGGTCCCCGTCGTAGGAGCCAAAGCAGCAGGGGTCAAAGCCATTAACCTCAAAGACGGAGATCAAGTTGCTGCCGCCTTTAAGTCAACGACTCCAAGCATGTACATTCTGACTCAACGAGGTAGTCTCAAACGGATGTTACAAGACGATATTCCTGTGACCAGTCGGGCTAAACGGGGACTACAGGTCTTGCGTGAGTTGAAAAATAAACCACACCGCGTCTTCAAGGCAGGTCCAGTCTTCACTGACCAGGGAGATTTTGATCTCTTTACGAGCCAAGATGAAGTGGCAGAACAAGATCAAATTCTTCAGATCACTTCTACAACAGGGCAGGTGACAGAAATTGATTTGACGCAATTAAGCATTTCTGAAAGAACAAGCAATGGATCCTTTGTCAACGATACCATTTCGGATCAAGAAGTTTTTTCAGCTACCATCAAATAAAAGAAAGCGTCGGTCCATTCTAGGACTGACTTTCTTTAAAAATAAATTTTCTGAAAATTGAAAATTTCGCTTGAAATTCTCATGAAATGGTGTACAATAGTGTACATAGATTGAGAAACTGAATCGACCTGCATCAGATCGACTAGGAATAGAAAGAATTAAAAGGAGCATTATCATGACAGTATCACTTGATTGGGAAAACCTTGGCTTTTCATATATGAAATTACCTTATCGCTATTTGGCATATTATCGCAATGGAGCTTGGGAAAAAGGGGAATTGACAGAAGATGCGACTTTGCATTTGTCCGAATCTTCTCCAAGTTTGCATTACGGTCAGCAAGCCTTTGAAGGGTTGAAAGCCTACCGTACAAAAGATGGAAGCGTCCAATTGTTCCGTCCAGATCAAAACGCTAAACGTTTGCAACGCACAGCAGATCGGTTGCTGATGCCTCAAGTACCTGTTGACATGTTTGTAGATGCTTGTAAGGCAGTGGTAAAAGCCAATGAAGAGTATGTTCCACCATATGGTACAGGAGCTACCCTTTACCTTCGTCCACTTTTGATTGGGGTTGGTGATATTATTGGTGTGCATCCAGCAGATGAGTATATCTTTACCATCTTTGCCATGCCTGTCGGTAACTATTTTAAAGGTGGTTTGGTCCCAACGAACTTCTTGATTCAAGATGAGTATGACCGTGCTGCACCACATGGTACAGGGGCTGCAAAAGTTGGTGGGAACTACGCAGCTAGTATGTTGCCAGGTAAGATTGCGCATGATCGTAACTTCTCTGACGTGATTTACCTCGATCCAGCGACTCACACCAAGATTGAAGAAGTTGGTTCTGCAAACTTCTTTGGTATCACTGCTAATAACGAATTTGTGACGCCATTGAGTCCGTCTATTTTGCCATCGATCACCAAGTACTCTTTGCTTTACTTGGCAGAACACCGTCTTGGTATGACACCAATTGAAGGGGATGTCTTTATTAATGAGCTGGATCGCTTTGTAGAAGCAGGAGCTTGTGGTACCGCAGCTGTCATCTCTCCGATCGGAGGTGTTCAACACGGTGATGACTTCCATGTCTTCTATTCTGAAACAGAAGTAGGTCCTATCACACGTAAGCTCTATGACGAGTTGACCGGTATCCAATTTGGCGATGTCGAAGCGCCAGAAGGATGGATTGTCAAAGTCGATTAAACCGAAAGCATCTGAGATAAAAGTGTCCAGGCTTCAATGAGAACGAGTCTTAACGAAGGACGTAGTAGCTAAAGTTTCTCTTCATTCGCTTTTAGGCTCAAAAGAGTGCCGAATGACCTTTTCGGGGGTGGGAGAAAGAAGGAATTTCTAACTAAATTCTTTCTGCCCACTCCCTTTTCTCTTGCGTCATCAAGAGAATTTTTGTAAAATAGAAAAAGTGAAAAGAGGGTTGAAATGAGTAAAAAAGATAAGAAAATTGAGATTCAAATCGTTGATAGTAAAGTAACCGTCGGAAAAGACACTTTTGATGGATTCACTTTGTCCATTGGCAAGAAAACGATTGGTGAAATTGCAGACATGGGTGGGCAATTTGCCATTATCAAAAATGGAAATGTGGATTCTCTTTACAAAAAACTTGAAAAAGCCGTTGAAATTTTGATAGAAAATTATAATTTGAATAAATAAGGGCTTGCAATCATAATAAATCAATGGTATAATAGATCCTGTTGATTTATATGGAGAGATAGCGAAGAGGCTAAACGCGGCGGACTGTAAATCCGCTCCTTCGGGTTCGGGGGTTCGAATCCCTCTCTCTCCATTTCATTCATGGGGTATAG
Above is a window of Streptococcus sp. LPB0220 DNA encoding:
- a CDS encoding branched-chain amino acid aminotransferase, with the protein product MTVSLDWENLGFSYMKLPYRYLAYYRNGAWEKGELTEDATLHLSESSPSLHYGQQAFEGLKAYRTKDGSVQLFRPDQNAKRLQRTADRLLMPQVPVDMFVDACKAVVKANEEYVPPYGTGATLYLRPLLIGVGDIIGVHPADEYIFTIFAMPVGNYFKGGLVPTNFLIQDEYDRAAPHGTGAAKVGGNYAASMLPGKIAHDRNFSDVIYLDPATHTKIEEVGSANFFGITANNEFVTPLSPSILPSITKYSLLYLAEHRLGMTPIEGDVFINELDRFVEAGACGTAAVISPIGGVQHGDDFHVFYSETEVGPITRKLYDELTGIQFGDVEAPEGWIVKVD
- a CDS encoding DUF2969 domain-containing protein; translated protein: MSKKDKKIEIQIVDSKVTVGKDTFDGFTLSIGKKTIGEIADMGGQFAIIKNGNVDSLYKKLEKAVEILIENYNLNK